In Tursiops truncatus isolate mTurTru1 chromosome X, mTurTru1.mat.Y, whole genome shotgun sequence, the following proteins share a genomic window:
- the LOC117310200 gene encoding uncharacterized protein CXorf49 homolog — translation MSSPNKMSVWGRLFRPKGRERAGVREAGPAVQRGPAPGPEMGELQSGEGAGVFPDPEGFYLKREMVEARGPVLWGREGRPGSPAYHKRDLLDLIEESEEANLQQLTDQDVLGVRRYPTLESSTAFKESTVWTLRLDAGPGGRGVPGQSCGEGPTAPAGPLDLGRPEAGRALGNPKRGTNRKLNVAADRQRRSAEGLAWLLSDSESSDEFSETQLMTVSTYRRGGSQAKPSRPEDPGDTPRHSKFQIRENFLHVTGSSLSLAPRGLSSVVERQGVGEQGISSPKKMQSVLWGKGGSKPSYAGAAAAAAASVSAAAAGGLPQVTPRKNGAQEKKSVGGASKLALGGTFRSRGQRISATPVEPATFPPISGIPLPGRPKSYTLVLSGTKQSKHSGAGKKSVVSWARESEAVAGEDKDPNRDPAPKGQVSRPCSSSLTTLPPPQHPGHTSSPMLPLSTPQRSALGAPRSLGHYDARSGSFS, via the coding sequence ATGAGCTCCCCGAATAAGATGTCTGTGTGGGGAAGGCTTTTCCGCCCAAAGGGCAGGGAGCGGGCCGGCGTCCGCGAGGCCGGCCCCGCAGTCCAACGGGGACCCGCCCCAGGCCCCGAGATGGGGGAGCTGCAGAGCGGCGAGGGCGCAGGCGTCTTCCCAGACCCCGAGGGCTTCTATTTGAAAAGGGAGATGGTGGAAGCGCGAGGGCCCGTGCTGTGGGGCCGCGAAGGCCGACCTGGCTCCCCTGCTTACCACAAGAGGGatctcctggacttgattgaggAGTCTGAGGAGGCCAACCTGCAGCAGCTGACCGACCAGGACGTGCTGGGCGTCCGCAGGTACCCGACCCTGGAGAGCTCCACCGCCTTCAAAGAGTCCACCGTGTGGACACTGCGCCTCGACGCGGGTCCCGGCGGTCGAGGAGTGCCCGGCCAGAGCTGTGGGGAGGGGCCGACGGCTCCAGCCGGCCCTCTCGACCTCGGTAGGCCTGAAGCGGGCCGGGCCTTGGGGAACCCTAAGAGAGGCACTAACCGTAAGTTGAACGTGGCTGCGGATCGCCAGCGGCGCTCCGCGGAAGGCCTGGCCTGGCTGCTGTCCGACTCCGAGTCCTCAGATGAATTCAGTGAGACACAGCTGATGACGGTGAGCACTTACCGCAGAGGAGGAAGCCAGGCCAAGCCCAGCAGACCCGAGGATCCCGGGGACACTCCCAGACACTCGAAGTTCCAAATCAGGGAGAATTTCCTTCACGTGACAGGCTCTTCCCTGTCCTTGGCTCCGCGAGGACTCTCTTCGGTTGTGGAAAGGCAGGGCGTGGGAGAGCAGGGCATCTCTTCCCCTAAGAAAATGCAGAGCGTGCTGTGGGGCAAGGGGGGCAGCAAGCCCAGCTACGcgggagctgctgctgctgctgctgcttctgtttctgctgctgctgcaggtggCCTGCCGCAGGTCACTCCTAGGAAGAACGGAGCCCAGGAGAAGAAATCCGTCGGGGGAGCATCCAAACTTGCCCTGGGGGGAACCTTCCGTTCCCGGGGGCAGCGAATCTCGGCAACTCCCGTGGAACCGGCCACCTTCCCCCCAATCTCTGGTATTCCGCTGCCTGGGAGACCCAAGAGTTATACCTTGGTCCTTTCGGGAACCAAACAGTCCAAGCACAGCGGCGCTGGGAAGAAATCCGTGGTCAGCTGGGCAAGGGAGTCTGAGGCGGTGGCGGGAGAAGATAAGGACCCAAATAGAGACCCAGCCCCAAAGGGCCAAGTGAGTAGGCCATGCtcctcctctctcaccactcttcCCCCACCACAGCACCCAGGGCACACGTCTTCACCCATGCTGCCTCTGTCCACCCCTCAGAGGTCAGCATTGGGTGCCCCTCGGTCACTGGGTCATTACGATGCCAGATCGGGCTCCTTTTCCTAG